In Lysobacter luteus, a single window of DNA contains:
- a CDS encoding GNAT family N-acetyltransferase: MRASELDNPFWVSLDTCHRDLALRHGDVARFPPAYAPFLGVPGEEGADAADIAVALQALVEPGETVYLLGVGPPPLDAGWDLTAHLPLSQMVCTRPVPGIEGPAIIELGPTHRADVLALTALVYPHYFRARTMELGRYFGIYQDGRLAAMIGERLGTDTAREISAVCTHPDFGGRGYARRLLAMLVNDNLARGRTPFLHVSQENARAGRLYEHVGYRVRRRLPFWSLRRV; encoded by the coding sequence ATGCGCGCATCGGAACTCGACAATCCGTTCTGGGTCTCGCTGGATACCTGCCATCGCGACCTGGCGTTGCGCCACGGCGACGTGGCCCGGTTCCCGCCCGCTTATGCGCCGTTCCTCGGGGTACCGGGCGAGGAGGGCGCCGACGCGGCTGACATCGCCGTGGCCCTGCAGGCGCTGGTCGAACCGGGTGAGACCGTCTACCTGCTGGGCGTCGGGCCGCCGCCCCTGGATGCGGGCTGGGACCTCACCGCCCACCTCCCCCTTTCGCAGATGGTCTGCACGCGGCCGGTGCCCGGGATCGAGGGGCCCGCGATCATCGAACTCGGCCCGACCCACCGGGCCGACGTCCTCGCGTTGACCGCGCTGGTCTATCCGCACTACTTCCGCGCCCGCACGATGGAGCTGGGGCGCTACTTCGGCATCTACCAGGACGGCAGGCTGGCGGCGATGATCGGGGAGCGGCTCGGCACCGACACCGCGCGGGAGATCAGCGCGGTATGCACCCATCCCGATTTCGGGGGGCGCGGGTACGCGCGGCGGCTGCTGGCGATGCTGGTCAACGACAACCTCGCGCGCGGGCGGACGCCGTTCCTGCACGTCAGCCAGGAGAACGCGCGCGCCGGTCGGCTGTACGAGCACGTCGGCTACCGCGTGCGGCGGCGGTTACCATTCTGGTCGCTGCGTCGGGTCTAG
- a CDS encoding PLP-dependent cysteine synthase family protein, producing MATRFNSVSASILNAIGDTPLIEVDGVFAKCEFMNPSGSIKARIALYMVEKAEAAGLLKPGDTLVEATSGNTGNALSMVAAVKGYRMRVVMPEGLSNERVAISRAYGAEVEFCGNFHVNSALERARELGRQDGFFCPGQFDSEWNVEENREILGPEILAQLPAGRVPDALVMGVGTGGTLIGVGQAFRAVNPAVRLFAMEPSESRTILCGEVDTHAIEGISDGFVPGIFARHGALVNELLSVTDEEAIAAMRGLAQGHGLLCGPSSGAHLVAARRVREQHPELRTVVTLFCDEGEKYLQDHFSAPAPGLVDTAFG from the coding sequence ATGGCCACCCGCTTCAACTCCGTATCGGCGTCGATCCTCAACGCGATCGGCGACACCCCGCTGATCGAGGTCGACGGCGTCTTCGCCAAGTGCGAGTTCATGAACCCGTCCGGCTCGATCAAGGCGCGCATCGCGCTGTACATGGTCGAGAAGGCCGAGGCCGCCGGGCTGCTCAAGCCCGGCGACACCCTCGTCGAGGCGACCAGCGGCAACACCGGCAACGCGCTGTCGATGGTGGCCGCGGTCAAGGGTTACCGGATGCGGGTGGTGATGCCCGAGGGGTTATCCAACGAGCGCGTGGCGATCTCGCGCGCGTACGGGGCTGAAGTGGAGTTCTGCGGCAACTTCCACGTCAATTCGGCCCTGGAGCGGGCGCGCGAGCTCGGCCGGCAGGACGGGTTCTTCTGCCCCGGTCAGTTCGATTCGGAATGGAACGTGGAGGAGAACCGCGAGATCCTCGGACCGGAAATCCTCGCGCAGCTGCCCGCGGGCCGGGTGCCGGACGCGCTGGTGATGGGCGTGGGCACCGGCGGCACGCTGATCGGCGTCGGTCAGGCGTTCCGGGCGGTCAATCCCGCGGTGCGGCTGTTCGCGATGGAGCCGTCGGAGTCGCGCACGATCCTGTGCGGGGAGGTCGACACCCACGCGATCGAAGGTATTTCCGATGGCTTCGTGCCCGGCATCTTCGCCCGGCACGGCGCGCTGGTGAACGAGCTGCTGTCGGTCACCGACGAGGAGGCGATCGCCGCCATGCGTGGGCTGGCGCAGGGGCACGGGCTGCTGTGCGGCCCGAGTTCCGGCGCCCACCTGGTCGCCGCCCGGCGCGTGCGCGAACAGCACCCGGAGCTGCGGACGGTGGTGACCCTGTTCTGCGACGAGGGCGAGAAGTACCTGCAGGACCACTTCAGCGCACCGGCACCAGGGCTGGTCGACACCGCGTTCGGCTGA
- a CDS encoding DUF6122 family protein has product MELDFRAASHLVLHALVPLAIALVFFRPRWRQAWLWMLAGWLIDIDHLWADPIYVPDRCSIGFHPLHRAPAIAVYALLLLPRRTRLLAIGLLVHIGLDGLDCAWMQHAD; this is encoded by the coding sequence ATGGAACTCGATTTCCGCGCCGCCTCCCACCTCGTGCTGCACGCGCTGGTACCGCTGGCGATCGCGCTGGTGTTCTTCCGTCCACGGTGGCGCCAAGCGTGGCTGTGGATGCTGGCCGGCTGGCTGATCGACATCGACCACCTGTGGGCCGACCCGATCTACGTGCCGGACCGCTGCAGCATCGGCTTCCACCCGCTGCACCGGGCGCCGGCGATCGCGGTTTACGCCTTGTTGCTGCTGCCACGCCGGACGCGGTTGCTCGCGATCGGCCTGCTGGTCCACATCGGCCTGGACGGGCTGGACTGTGCATGGATGCAGCACGCGGATTGA
- a CDS encoding MFS transporter produces the protein MASPHPWRGRLLVLAGIALAAFNLRTAITSLTPLLETVGASLAFGSTAAGVLGMLPTLAFAVFGVATPPIAHRLGLERTVLLAMALAAAGMLARGFVDGTGGLMASSLLALAGMGMGNVVLPPLVKRYFFDRVGVVSSVYITSMQLGTMAPAFVAVPLAMSMGWRVSLAAWVVPAVLALLPWAWVLQGGRRRIAAASVAEGVLPRATLPPGAHVWRSPLAWAMAALLGMTSLVTYAMFTWIPRWMTDAGLEPAAAGAMLGVYTATGLATSLAVPVLASRARSPFLLVLPMLALYAVGYAGMLLAPASWPALWTGLLGLAGGTFPLALTLINLRTRTPAGSAALSGFMHWVGYGVACAGPLVVGQLRDVTGGWHWPVAFLALCIAVLAWGAWASSRPRVLEDSW, from the coding sequence ATGGCATCCCCCCATCCCTGGCGCGGCCGGCTGCTGGTGCTGGCCGGCATCGCGCTGGCCGCCTTCAACCTGCGCACCGCGATCACCTCGCTTACCCCGTTGCTGGAGACCGTCGGCGCATCGCTGGCGTTCGGGTCCACCGCGGCGGGCGTGCTCGGCATGCTGCCGACCCTGGCCTTCGCCGTATTCGGTGTGGCGACCCCGCCGATCGCCCATCGGCTGGGGCTGGAGCGCACCGTCCTGCTGGCGATGGCGCTGGCCGCGGCCGGCATGCTGGCGCGCGGCTTCGTGGACGGCACCGGCGGGCTGATGGCCAGTTCGCTGCTGGCGCTGGCCGGGATGGGCATGGGCAACGTGGTGCTGCCGCCGCTGGTCAAGCGCTACTTCTTCGACCGGGTCGGCGTGGTCAGCTCGGTGTACATCACCTCGATGCAGCTGGGCACCATGGCGCCGGCGTTCGTCGCGGTGCCGCTGGCGATGTCGATGGGCTGGCGGGTCTCGCTGGCGGCTTGGGTGGTGCCCGCGGTGCTGGCCTTGCTGCCGTGGGCCTGGGTGCTTCAGGGGGGTCGCAGGCGGATCGCCGCCGCGTCGGTCGCGGAGGGCGTGCTGCCGCGGGCCACCCTGCCGCCGGGGGCGCACGTGTGGCGCTCGCCGCTGGCCTGGGCGATGGCGGCATTGCTGGGCATGACCTCGCTGGTGACCTACGCGATGTTCACCTGGATCCCGCGCTGGATGACCGATGCCGGCCTGGAGCCGGCCGCGGCGGGCGCGATGCTCGGCGTGTACACCGCCACCGGGCTGGCGACCTCACTGGCGGTGCCGGTGCTGGCCTCGCGGGCGCGGTCGCCGTTCCTGCTGGTGCTGCCGATGCTGGCCCTCTACGCCGTCGGCTATGCCGGCATGCTACTGGCACCCGCTTCCTGGCCGGCGCTCTGGACCGGGCTGTTGGGCTTGGCGGGCGGCACGTTCCCATTGGCGCTGACGCTGATCAACCTGCGCACGCGCACGCCGGCCGGGTCCGCCGCCCTGTCGGGCTTCATGCACTGGGTCGGTTACGGGGTGGCCTGTGCCGGTCCGCTGGTGGTCGGGCAACTGCGGGACGTCACCGGGGGCTGGCACTGGCCGGTCGCGTTCCTCGCGCTGTGCATCGCCGTGCTGGCGTGGGGCGCGTGGGCGTCGTCCAGGCCGCGGGTGCTCGAGGACAGCTGGTAG
- the htpG gene encoding molecular chaperone HtpG, translated as MATQTAPQTETRPFEAEVAQVLHLVTHSLYSHKEIFLRELISNASDACDKLRFESLANPELMSGDGELHIDVSWDEKARTITIADNGIGMNRHEVVANIGTIASSGTRRYLEAMAQEKKADARLIGQFGVGFYSAFVVADRVTVLTRRADASAVEGVRWESDGKGEYTLEQVEVPSRGTTIVLHLKADEDEFLSGWKLRSLIHRYSEHVAFPIRMPKDSDAHDGSDEAAEDGSQSADKAEWDTINAASALWTQPKSEISDEDYQGFYKSLGHDFADPLAWSHNRVEGNQSFTTLLYLPAHPPFDLMMGGRDERKGLKLYIKRVFVMDAAEELLPNYLRFVRGVVDADDLPLNVSRELLQQNRQLERIKASCTKRVLDLIEGLARNEPEKFATFIKAFGNTLKEGIGEDTANRERIAKLLRFASTKGDDASRSVSLDDYIARMPEGQDTIWYVTGETHAAAAGSPQLEAFKARDTEVLLMSDRIDEWMLGYLHEYEGKKLQSVAKGELPLDDAAKQKHEEAAKAAEPLVARLKELLGDRVGEVRVSARLTDSPSCLALSDYDMAPHFARLLREAGQDLPDSKPTLEVNPQHPLVQRVQTESDEATARDIATLLLEQAEIAAGATLPDPSAFVQRMNRLLLG; from the coding sequence ATGGCTACCCAAACCGCACCCCAGACCGAAACCCGCCCGTTCGAAGCCGAAGTGGCCCAGGTCCTGCACCTGGTGACGCACTCGCTCTACTCGCACAAGGAGATCTTCCTGCGCGAGCTGATCTCCAACGCGTCCGACGCCTGCGACAAGCTGCGCTTCGAGTCGCTGGCCAACCCCGAGCTGATGTCCGGCGATGGCGAACTGCACATCGACGTGAGCTGGGACGAGAAGGCCCGCACGATCACCATTGCCGACAACGGCATCGGCATGAACCGCCACGAGGTGGTCGCCAACATCGGCACCATCGCCAGCTCCGGCACCCGTCGCTACCTGGAGGCGATGGCGCAGGAGAAGAAGGCCGACGCGCGCCTGATCGGCCAGTTCGGCGTCGGCTTCTATTCGGCCTTCGTGGTCGCCGACCGCGTCACCGTGCTGACCCGTCGCGCCGACGCGTCGGCCGTTGAAGGCGTCAGGTGGGAGAGCGACGGCAAGGGCGAATACACCCTGGAGCAGGTCGAGGTGCCGTCGCGCGGCACCACCATCGTGCTGCACCTGAAGGCCGACGAGGACGAGTTCCTGTCGGGCTGGAAGTTGCGCTCGCTGATCCACCGCTACTCCGAGCACGTTGCCTTCCCCATCCGGATGCCGAAGGACTCCGACGCGCACGATGGCAGCGACGAGGCTGCGGAAGATGGCAGCCAGTCCGCCGACAAGGCCGAATGGGACACCATCAATGCCGCCTCGGCGCTGTGGACCCAGCCCAAGTCGGAGATCTCCGACGAGGACTACCAGGGCTTCTACAAGTCGCTCGGCCACGACTTCGCCGACCCGCTGGCGTGGAGCCACAACCGGGTCGAAGGCAACCAGAGCTTCACCACCCTGCTGTACCTGCCGGCGCATCCGCCGTTCGACCTGATGATGGGCGGGCGCGATGAGCGCAAGGGACTGAAGCTCTACATCAAGCGCGTGTTCGTGATGGACGCCGCCGAAGAGCTGCTGCCCAACTACCTGCGCTTCGTGCGGGGCGTGGTGGACGCCGACGACCTCCCGCTCAACGTCAGCCGCGAGCTGCTGCAGCAGAACCGCCAGCTGGAGCGGATCAAGGCCAGCTGCACCAAGCGCGTGCTCGACCTGATCGAAGGCCTGGCCAGGAACGAGCCGGAGAAGTTCGCCACCTTCATCAAGGCCTTCGGCAATACCCTCAAGGAAGGCATCGGCGAAGACACCGCCAACCGCGAGCGTATCGCCAAGCTCCTGCGCTTCGCGTCCACCAAGGGCGACGACGCCAGCAGGTCGGTCTCGCTGGACGATTACATCGCCCGCATGCCGGAAGGGCAGGACACCATCTGGTACGTCACCGGCGAGACCCACGCCGCGGCGGCCGGCAGTCCCCAGCTGGAAGCGTTCAAGGCGCGCGACACCGAAGTGCTGCTGATGTCGGACCGCATCGACGAGTGGATGCTGGGTTACCTGCATGAGTACGAGGGCAAGAAGCTGCAGAGCGTCGCCAAGGGCGAACTGCCGCTCGACGACGCCGCGAAGCAGAAGCACGAGGAGGCCGCGAAGGCCGCCGAACCGCTGGTCGCCAGACTCAAGGAGCTGCTCGGCGACCGCGTCGGCGAGGTACGCGTGTCGGCGCGCCTGACCGACTCGCCGTCGTGCCTGGCGCTGTCCGATTACGACATGGCCCCGCACTTCGCCCGGTTGCTGCGCGAGGCCGGCCAGGATCTCCCCGACAGCAAGCCCACGCTGGAGGTCAACCCGCAGCACCCGCTGGTTCAGCGCGTGCAGACCGAGTCGGACGAAGCCACCGCGCGCGACATCGCGACCCTGCTGCTGGAGCAGGCCGAGATCGCCGCCGGGGCCACCCTGCCCGACCCGTCCGCCTTCGTGCAGCGGATGAACCGGCTGCTGCTGGGCTGA
- a CDS encoding PAAR domain-containing protein, producing the protein MAGDATSSGGQVITGSPFTDIDGKPVARVNDKATCPTHKGTFPIVDGDPTTIIDGEAVALHGSSLSCGCKVIAAQQVRLFVDPATGRDSGMSDAAAGLGAVAAISAIAETSEALAFDEQIRFVGPTGVPLANVGYRLHLADGTTTAGVTDADGRTERVVTAHPVAIDSAELLPPAGAQGCCAGPHLPSQRVPVALNGAATNPSSVGNSTHRRKQRIAA; encoded by the coding sequence GTGGCGGGCGACGCCACCAGCAGCGGCGGGCAGGTGATCACCGGCTCGCCTTTCACCGATATCGACGGCAAGCCCGTCGCGCGGGTCAACGACAAGGCCACCTGCCCGACGCACAAGGGCACGTTCCCGATCGTCGACGGCGACCCGACCACGATCATCGACGGCGAGGCGGTCGCCCTCCACGGCAGCTCGCTGTCCTGCGGCTGCAAGGTGATTGCGGCGCAGCAGGTGCGGTTGTTTGTGGATCCCGCCACGGGACGCGATAGCGGGATGTCCGACGCAGCAGCTGGCCTGGGCGCTGTCGCTGCCATTAGTGCCATCGCCGAGACATCCGAGGCCCTGGCGTTCGACGAGCAGATCCGCTTCGTCGGACCGACCGGTGTGCCGTTAGCGAACGTCGGCTATCGCCTGCACCTGGCTGATGGCACCACCACCGCCGGTGTAACCGACGCGGATGGGAGAACGGAACGCGTGGTCACCGCACACCCCGTGGCAATCGACTCCGCCGAGCTTCTGCCGCCCGCTGGTGCGCAGGGGTGTTGCGCGGGCCCCCACCTGCCGTCGCAGCGCGTCCCGGTGGCGTTGAATGGTGCGGCCACCAACCCATCGTCCGTCGGCAATTCCACCCACCGACGAAAGCAGAGGATCGCGGCCTGA
- a CDS encoding flavodoxin family protein — MPMSAFGLNCTLTASPAASSTQLLLDQVLAALSEHGVSTDSTRVVDHDIKPGVRADEGDGDEWPGIRQRVLDAGILVVATPIWMGQPSSVAKRVLERLNAFLGEIDDSGCYPTFGRVATVAVVGNEDGAHHVTAELYQGLADLGFTIPAAGATYWVGEAMHKTDYKDLEETPEKTASTTRTLASNAVHLARLLQQHPYPPPTPQ, encoded by the coding sequence ATGCCGATGTCCGCCTTCGGCCTCAACTGCACACTGACCGCCTCGCCTGCCGCGTCCTCCACCCAGCTATTGCTCGATCAGGTGCTCGCCGCGCTGAGTGAACACGGCGTGTCGACGGATAGCACCCGCGTGGTCGACCACGACATCAAGCCTGGCGTACGCGCCGACGAGGGCGACGGCGACGAGTGGCCCGGTATCCGGCAACGCGTGCTCGACGCCGGCATTCTGGTGGTCGCCACGCCGATCTGGATGGGCCAGCCCAGCAGCGTGGCCAAGCGCGTACTGGAACGGCTGAACGCGTTCCTAGGCGAGATCGACGACAGCGGCTGCTACCCCACCTTCGGCCGCGTGGCGACGGTGGCGGTGGTCGGCAACGAGGACGGCGCCCATCACGTCACCGCCGAGCTCTACCAGGGTCTGGCCGACCTCGGCTTCACGATCCCCGCGGCCGGCGCGACCTACTGGGTCGGCGAAGCGATGCACAAGACCGACTACAAGGACCTGGAAGAGACACCGGAGAAGACCGCGTCGACCACCAGGACCCTGGCCAGCAACGCCGTCCACCTCGCCCGGCTGCTGCAGCAGCACCCGTACCCGCCCCCGACGCCGCAGTAG
- a CDS encoding DUF1428 domain-containing protein, which produces MSYIDGFVIAVPTANKQKFIEHANTGDSVFIEYGATRVVECWGDDVPDGKQTDFRRAVQGKEDETIVFSWIEWPDKATRDAGMKKMMDGSDPRMDPKINPMPFDGARMIYGGFQPVVDLGKTL; this is translated from the coding sequence ATGTCCTACATCGATGGATTCGTCATCGCCGTACCCACCGCCAACAAGCAGAAGTTCATCGAACACGCCAACACCGGCGACTCGGTGTTCATCGAGTACGGCGCCACCCGCGTGGTCGAGTGCTGGGGCGACGACGTGCCCGACGGCAAGCAGACCGACTTCCGCCGCGCCGTGCAGGGCAAGGAGGACGAGACGATCGTGTTCTCGTGGATCGAGTGGCCCGACAAGGCGACCCGCGACGCCGGCATGAAGAAGATGATGGACGGTAGTGACCCGCGGATGGACCCGAAGATCAATCCGATGCCCTTCGACGGCGCGCGGATGATCTACGGTGGGTTCCAGCCGGTGGTGGACCTCGGGAAGACTTTGTAG
- a CDS encoding MATE family efflux transporter, translating into MNTDSRSPGDDVDGVAAALPEHVPTGPLWAELRDAIRGTGADYTKIPLRRAVFLLAVPMVLELVLESTFAVVDIFFVAKLGASAVATVGLTESYLFLLYAIAMGLAMAVTAVVARRIGEHRREAAAVSAVQAIWIAALASLPFAVAGIVWARELLQLMGADAWTLEHGYRYMQWALGSNAVIMLLFVINAVFRGAGDASSAMRVLWVANGLNIVLDPLLIFGFGPVPAMGIEGAAIATTIGRGLGVMMQLWILFRGGQHIRVAASQLGWDRATALNIVRTSLGGIGQMIVAMTSWIFLMRILASIGSEAVAGATIAIRIMMFTTMPAWGMSNAAATLVGQNLGAGEPGRAEASVWRIGWYNMAYLVAVSALFFAFPRELVALFTADAMVIDIGGEWLRILSYSFFVYGWWMVAVQAFNGAGDTVTPTKINLVFFWLIQIPLCWYLALQLDWQQTGVFWGVFVSETAVGLFTLWLFTRGRWKSAQV; encoded by the coding sequence ATGAACACCGATTCCCGATCCCCCGGCGACGACGTGGACGGTGTTGCCGCCGCGCTCCCCGAGCACGTCCCCACCGGCCCTCTGTGGGCCGAGCTGCGCGACGCGATTCGCGGCACCGGTGCCGACTACACGAAGATCCCGCTGCGTCGAGCGGTGTTCCTGCTCGCGGTGCCGATGGTGCTGGAGCTGGTGCTGGAATCGACCTTCGCCGTGGTCGACATCTTCTTCGTCGCCAAGCTCGGTGCGTCGGCGGTGGCCACGGTCGGGCTGACCGAGAGCTACCTGTTCCTGCTGTACGCGATCGCGATGGGCCTGGCGATGGCCGTCACCGCCGTTGTCGCGCGTCGCATCGGCGAGCACCGTCGGGAGGCCGCGGCGGTCAGCGCAGTGCAGGCGATCTGGATCGCGGCGCTGGCATCGCTCCCGTTTGCGGTTGCGGGCATCGTCTGGGCACGCGAGTTGCTGCAGCTGATGGGCGCCGACGCGTGGACACTGGAGCACGGCTACCGCTACATGCAGTGGGCGCTCGGCAGCAATGCGGTGATCATGCTGCTGTTCGTGATCAACGCGGTGTTCCGCGGCGCCGGCGACGCCTCCAGCGCGATGCGGGTTCTGTGGGTCGCCAACGGGCTCAACATCGTCCTCGACCCGCTCCTGATCTTCGGCTTCGGGCCGGTGCCGGCGATGGGCATCGAGGGCGCGGCGATCGCGACCACCATCGGCCGCGGCCTCGGCGTGATGATGCAGCTGTGGATCCTGTTCCGCGGCGGCCAGCACATCCGCGTCGCCGCCTCGCAGCTGGGCTGGGACCGCGCGACCGCGCTCAACATCGTGCGCACCTCGCTGGGCGGCATCGGCCAGATGATCGTGGCGATGACTTCGTGGATCTTCCTGATGCGCATCCTCGCCAGCATCGGCAGCGAGGCGGTCGCCGGCGCCACGATCGCGATCCGCATCATGATGTTCACCACGATGCCGGCGTGGGGGATGTCGAACGCCGCGGCGACGCTGGTTGGACAGAACCTCGGCGCCGGCGAGCCGGGCCGCGCCGAGGCCTCGGTGTGGCGAATCGGCTGGTACAACATGGCCTACCTGGTCGCGGTATCGGCGCTGTTCTTCGCGTTCCCGCGCGAGCTGGTGGCGCTGTTCACCGCCGATGCCATGGTGATCGACATTGGCGGGGAATGGTTGCGGATCCTGTCGTATTCGTTCTTCGTGTACGGCTGGTGGATGGTCGCGGTGCAGGCGTTCAACGGCGCCGGCGACACGGTCACGCCGACCAAGATCAACCTGGTGTTCTTCTGGCTGATCCAGATCCCGTTGTGCTGGTACCTCGCGCTGCAACTGGACTGGCAGCAGACCGGGGTGTTCTGGGGCGTGTTCGTGTCCGAGACCGCGGTCGGGCTGTTCACCCTGTGGCTGTTCACCCGCGGGAGATGGAAGAGCGCGCAGGTCTGA
- a CDS encoding VOC family protein: MKHANPYLNFDGNAREAFEHYRDVFGSDFVTAMTFREFGGEQMGIDGAMLDRLAHIALPLGTSLLMGSDVTRPQDFKVGTNHYIALEADTGEEAERVFTRLSDGGSTEMPLQKVEWAEQFGICHDRYGVQWMVSYTGAVTFGQP; encoded by the coding sequence ATGAAGCACGCCAATCCCTACCTCAACTTCGACGGCAACGCGCGCGAGGCGTTCGAACACTACCGCGACGTGTTCGGGAGCGACTTCGTTACCGCCATGACGTTCCGCGAATTCGGCGGCGAACAGATGGGCATCGACGGCGCCATGCTCGACCGCCTCGCCCACATCGCGCTGCCGCTCGGCACCTCCCTGCTGATGGGCTCGGACGTCACCCGGCCGCAGGACTTCAAGGTCGGCACCAACCACTACATCGCGCTGGAGGCCGACACCGGCGAAGAAGCCGAGCGCGTGTTCACCCGGCTGTCCGACGGCGGCAGCACCGAGATGCCGTTGCAGAAGGTCGAGTGGGCCGAGCAGTTCGGCATCTGCCACGACCGCTACGGCGTGCAGTGGATGGTCAGCTACACCGGCGCGGTCACGTTCGGGCAACCCTGA
- the hutU gene encoding urocanate hydratase: protein MSSRHDPSRTIRAPRGTELNCRSWLTEAPYRMLQNNLDAEVAERPEDLVVYGGIGRAARDWESYDAILASLRTLGDDETLLVQSGKPVGIFPTHADAPRVLIANSNLVPAWATWEHFHELDRKGLMMYGQMTAGSWIYIGSQGIVQGTYETFVEMGRQHYGGDLTGKWILTAGLGGMGGAQPLAASLAGACSLNIECQQSRIDFRLKTRYVDEQANDLNDALARIERYTKAGQAKSIALLGNAAEVLPELVRRGVRPDAVTDQTSAHDPVHGYLPIDWTVEQWLGAQQADPDTVRDEAKKSMRVHVEAMLAFHAQGVPTFDYGNNIRQMAKDEGCDNAFDFPGFVPAYVRPLFCRGIGPFRWVALSGDPEDIYRTDAKVKELIPDDPQLHNWLDMARERIAFQGLPARICWVGLGQRHKLGLAFNEMVRNGELKAPVVIGRDHLDSGSVASPNRETEAMKDGSDAVSDWPLLNAMLNVAGGATWVSLHHGGGVGMGYSQHSGVVIVCDGSVEADRRIERVLWNDPGTGVMRHADAGYEIARQCAKEQGLKLPMVD, encoded by the coding sequence ATGTCCAGCCGCCATGACCCCTCCCGCACCATCCGCGCGCCGCGCGGCACCGAGCTCAACTGCCGGTCCTGGCTGACCGAGGCGCCGTACCGGATGCTGCAGAACAACCTGGACGCCGAGGTCGCCGAGCGCCCGGAAGACCTGGTCGTGTACGGCGGCATCGGCCGTGCCGCCCGCGACTGGGAGAGCTACGACGCGATCCTGGCGTCGCTGCGCACGCTCGGCGACGACGAGACCCTGCTGGTGCAGTCGGGCAAGCCGGTCGGCATCTTCCCAACCCACGCCGACGCGCCGCGCGTTTTGATCGCCAATTCCAACCTCGTGCCGGCGTGGGCGACGTGGGAGCACTTCCACGAGCTCGACCGCAAGGGCTTGATGATGTACGGCCAGATGACGGCCGGTTCGTGGATCTACATCGGCAGCCAGGGCATCGTCCAGGGCACCTACGAGACCTTCGTCGAGATGGGACGCCAGCACTACGGCGGCGACCTCACCGGCAAGTGGATCCTGACCGCCGGCCTGGGCGGCATGGGTGGCGCCCAGCCGCTGGCCGCGTCGCTCGCCGGCGCGTGCAGCCTCAACATCGAATGCCAGCAGAGCCGCATCGATTTCCGCCTCAAGACCCGCTACGTGGACGAGCAGGCCAACGATCTCAACGACGCGCTGGCGCGCATCGAGCGATACACCAAGGCCGGCCAGGCCAAGTCGATCGCGCTGCTGGGCAATGCCGCCGAGGTGCTGCCCGAGCTGGTGCGCCGCGGCGTGCGGCCCGATGCGGTCACCGACCAGACCAGCGCGCACGACCCGGTGCACGGCTACCTGCCGATCGACTGGACCGTCGAGCAGTGGCTCGGCGCACAGCAGGCCGACCCGGACACCGTGCGCGACGAAGCCAAGAAGTCGATGCGCGTGCATGTCGAGGCGATGCTCGCGTTCCATGCGCAGGGCGTGCCGACCTTCGACTACGGCAACAACATCCGCCAGATGGCCAAGGATGAAGGCTGCGACAACGCATTCGATTTCCCCGGCTTCGTGCCGGCCTACGTGCGCCCGCTGTTCTGCCGCGGCATCGGTCCGTTCCGCTGGGTCGCGCTGTCGGGCGACCCGGAAGACATCTACCGGACCGACGCGAAGGTCAAGGAGCTGATCCCGGACGACCCGCAGTTGCACAACTGGCTCGACATGGCGCGCGAGCGCATCGCCTTCCAGGGCCTGCCGGCACGCATCTGCTGGGTCGGCCTGGGCCAGCGCCACAAGCTCGGCTTGGCGTTCAACGAGATGGTCCGCAACGGCGAATTGAAAGCGCCGGTCGTGATCGGGCGCGACCACCTCGACAGCGGCTCGGTCGCCTCGCCCAACCGCGAGACCGAAGCGATGAAGGACGGCAGCGACGCGGTCAGCGACTGGCCGCTGCTCAACGCGATGCTCAACGTCGCCGGCGGCGCCACCTGGGTGAGCCTCCACCATGGCGGCGGCGTCGGCATGGGTTACAGCCAGCACTCCGGCGTGGTCATCGTCTGCGACGGCAGCGTCGAGGCCGACCGCCGCATCGAGCGCGTGCTGTGGAACGACCCCGGCACCGGCGTGATGCGCCACGCCGATGCCGGCTACGAAATCGCCAGGCAGTGCGCGAAGGAGCAGGGGCTCAAGCTGCCGATGGTCGATTGA